From the genome of Mustela erminea isolate mMusErm1 chromosome 3, mMusErm1.Pri, whole genome shotgun sequence:
GCGTCTGCCCATGTGTGCAGGGTaggcctccccagcctcccaccgGGCCCGAACCGTCTGAGGCCGGCCTCTGGACACACCACAGCTGGTGGGCTGGCCACACCAGCATAGCCTGAGGAGCCCCAGCTGCTGGGGAAGGTCCCCGGTgcactcccttcccttcccttcccgcTCACCAGCTGGCCTGAGCAGCCCTGGGAGCCTCTACCTCCCCCACCATCCCGTTTGGTCCCGAGAACAGGAGAGCAGTCCTGCCAGACCCAGGACCTGGTgttccctgcctgcttctcttgaGCCTGACACCCCGGGTCCACGGAGAAGGTGCATGTTGCTCATCCCCCTACGAATGCCCACACTTGGCCCCCTGGGCAGTGCCCTACCTTTTCCAGGCCAGGAAATGGGGGTCCCTGAGGTCTTCCACCTGCCAGCTGGCTGGACAGAGATCCTCCCAGGATGAGTGCCTGGCTGAGTCCTGGGCCTGACCCAGGGCCACCTCTCACCACCAAGCACAATGTGGGGGGAGGGCCTTCAAGGGCTCCATTGTTCCCCCCAAGGCCTGGGGTCTGAATTCCCGATTGTCCCCAGGGCTGGacagggcccagagagggcaggggcCTCCCCTGAttgtgcccctccctctgcatATCACTCTGGCCCCAcctcacctgcctccctgccaggCTCCCACCTGCCCTCCAATGTCCATCTGTGCTTGAGGGGGTCTGCCTGGGTCCCACCACAGCAGCATGGCCTGGGCACGGACCAGGCCAGCCCCTCTCCTACCCCCCAAGGCTGCCCTGGCTCCAGTGACCTCCCTGGAACACGGGGACCTCAAACAAGGCAGAGCATGGCACCTGGCCCGCACCAAAGCCCAGTGGAGGGACCCCCACAGGAGGAGGACCCCCGGACCCCTGCCCCACCGAGAGCCTCATGGCAGCTCCACgaggcagtgagagaggcagCTGCCATCTAATGGGTCTGTCCATGCCTGCCAGGGCCCCAGTCCAGCTATGGGGACCCCATCTGCCCAGCCAGCAGCCCCTGAGCTCCCTGACATGAAGATGGGGCAAAGGAAACCCCAGAGAAGTGGGCACAGGGAGTCTGGGGGTGCCCAGACCACAAGATGCCAGGTCGCCAGGACTGGGGGTCTACCGTGCAGGCGTGCCTGATCCCTGGCCCCAAACCCTTGGCCACAGATGGGATGTCATGGGCTCATAGACACTGTTACCCAGCAGTTCTTTATTAGGACACTGGCCCAGATCCGCGGGAGAGGGGCAAGGGGAGGCCAGGGTCCTCCAGCCTCGGCCAACTGGGTGGAAGCTGAGGGGAGTCCACAACGGGCGTCCTTTTCAGGAGCAGCTGGTCCTCTGAACGTTCTTGATTTCCTGCcatggagagagaaggagggtgtCCCCCAGGGTCCAGGGTGACGGGCCATGCGGCCTGACCCTGCCCACTGTCCCCCTGCAGAGCCCACCTCGGAGAGCGCCTCCTCCAAGGTCCGGTAGGCCGTGTCCAGGTTGTCGTTGATGATGACCAGGTCAAAGAGGCCCTGCTccttgcctggggtggggggacagggtcAGGGCAGGCCCTCGCGGTCCTCCACAGGGACCCTGCTGCGGGGTGACCCATGTTGGCAGAGGAGATGGGGACACACCCAGTGGCCAGAGCCCATACTCACTGCTCTCCATGTCCACCCGAGCAGCAGCCAGACGCTTGGCCAAGCTCTCCTCTGTTTCCGTGTTGCGCTGCCGCAGCCGCTGCTCCTGAGACAcgcgggggatggggggtggggggtggtcagtgCCTAAGGTGGCAGGGCATCTCCTGCCCAACCCCCCAGGCCCTCCCAGGGCTTCAGCAAGGCTGctgcacccctgccctccccagcctcaccccacccccaccaagacGTCCAGTGAGGGCGGCTGCACGAAGATGTAGATGGGCCGTAGGTCCGTCTTCTTGATGTTACGCACGCCCTGCAGGTCCACGTCCAGCACGCAGATACGGTTCATGGCCTGCACGGCCCGCACAGCTGCTTTGCTGGAGGACAGGAGGCAGGGACTGCTCAGTGGGGCTGCCTGGACCCAGTAACCCCCCAAGGCCTCAAACAGCCTCTACAGGACCATCACAGCCCATGCTCTGGGCTCCTGCCTTCCCCACAAGCCTCCACTGGGCGTAGGCATGGCCAGAAATGAAGGCAGGaacctccccacaccccagcgTCTCCTCTACCTGTCTGGAAGCATGTGTGCTGGGCTGAGGGTGGCTGTGGCTTGTGGTACGAGGGCCCTAGCTGTCACTGCCCAACAGCCCCAGTGAACCCCCCTCTGGGTCACAGCCCATCTGTACCTAGGTCCTAGGATGGAACAAGATAGGTCTCATGGGGTCTCTGCTTCGCCCTCATCAGAGGGCTCAGGGACAGGCTGCACACAGAGGCATGGCTGGGCCCGACTGCCCAGGACACTGCTCTGGGCCTGTCAGCCCGGTAGGAGCTGGCGAAGACTCTGGACTGGACGGGattgggcagggcagggaggggagcagagaggagggaagagcagaggagaggaggggaagggaggggagcagatcagaagggaaggggaggggagaggagaacaggagagggcagtagaggggaggggaggagaggacaaggcagaagaggggagcagagagcagggccaggaagcagggagaagggcagtggaggagaggggagtaGAGCAGAGGAGAAGAGTGGAGGGGAAGGACGGAAGAGGgaagagcacagagcagggcagtggaagggaggggagaggagggcagagcacTCCAACGCCAGCCACTGGCTGGTCGGAAGGCAGGCCACAGTATGGCCTGTGCACCTTGGAGACCAGGATTCCTGCCATGCACCTGTCTGAGGGGCCTATGGTTTCCCTGGTGGTCAGCCAGGTGGACACAGGGGTGCTAAGGCAGCCTGGAGAGCCCCAACTGCTGCCCCGTCTCGGACCCTGACATGGTGGGCACCTTACTCCAATGGGCCCAGAGAAcccacccaggatcccctgcATAGGTCAAGCCACAGGGAGAGCCCCCGGGAAGGAGGGGAGGCCCCCAGAGTGGCCCACCTAGTCCCATACAGGTTCCCCGAGAACTCGGCATGCTCAATGAAGTCGCCCGCGGCGATGTCCCGTTGCATCACTTCTCTGGTCACGAAGTAGTAATCTGCAAGGAGGGCCAGCTGAGGCTTGACCTCTGCAAAGCCCCAGGGTGCTCGGGGACCAAGTGAGACCAGAGTCAGCTTCCCTGCAGACCTTtgtgctctgctgagcagggaacacagGCACACATGGCCCTTCTCGCACCATCCCTGTCATGGTGATGGCAGGGCTTTCCGGGGAGAGGCTCCAGGGGGCCTGGAGATGGCCAGCCTcaggggcaggtgggggtgggatggggaacGGATGTTTCTAGTCCTGTGGAGACTACAGGAGATGCCTGTGGCACAACTGTGACGTCAAGGTCGACTACACATGGGGGCATAGAGAGCAGCACACCTCTCAGCATGGACCACCTGTGGCAACCTCAGCCTGGCCCCACCGAGCCAGCCTACTGTAGGCCCCTGAACCTGCCCACCCTGCAAACAGGGACGCCAAGGGCCCAGCTCACCTTTACCATTCTCTTCTCCAGGCCGCGGGTCCCGCGTGGTATCTAGAACACAAGCCCTGATCACTCTGGGACACCCGGAGCCCCCACAGCCTACCCACAGCCTCCCGCAGGGCCTGGCTCAGCCCACGTGTTGGGGGAGTTGTCAGTCAGGGTCAGCAGTGTGGGGACTGTCCcccatgtgtgcgtgtgtgtgtgggagggctGCCAGTCAAAATCAGCGATGTGGGGACTGTCccccgtgtgtgtgtgggggggaggctgCCAGTCAGGGTCAATAGTGTGAGGACTGTcccctgtgtgtgtatgtcaggGGCTGTCAGTCAGGGTCAGTGGTGTGGGGACCGTccgccgtgtgtgtgtgtgtgtgtgtgtgtgtgtatgtgtgtgtatgtgtgtgtatgtgtgtgtgcgcgcgcgtgcacaagTGTCAAGGTCAGCACTGTGGGGACTGTACTGTGTGAGTCTGTGGGGGGGCTGCCGGTCAGGGTCACCGGTGTGGGGACCGTACTCCGCGTGTCTGTGTTGGGGGTGGTGCCAGTCAGGGTCAGTGTGGGGACCATCCACTGTGTGGGTGTGGGGGCTGCTGGTCAGGGTCAGCGGTGTGGGGACCATTCccttatgtgtatgtgtgggtccTCCAGGATGAGTTAGCATGTAGGACGTCCCCCTCCCTGTGTGTGGGTGCATGTGGCCCCCTAGGGTGGATCAGCAAGTAGGGCACCCCctacccgtgtgtgtgtgtgtgtgtgtgtgtgtgtgtgtacccccTGGGACGGGTCAGCGTGTAGGGCACCCCCTTCCCATGTGGGTGTGCGTGTGGAACCCCTGGGGTGGGTCTGCAGGGCTGACAtccccctcagcctccctgccccaggccagaGCCTCACGAGACACGCTGAACCCGAAGACACTGCCATGCTCCTGCAGGAGTCTCTTGAGCAGGGTGCTCTTCCCGGCCCCTGAGGGTCCACTCAGCACGACAGGCCGTGGTCCTGACATCCCTGTAGGGAGGGAAACAGACATCACTGCGGCCTGAGGAACACTTCCACCTGCGTGGGGCATAGTGGATGAGGACAGAGCTTCCCCCAGGAACAGCTAGCCGTTACACATGACGGCACCAATGTGTGGGTCCTGGTGGTCCACTGCTGGAACTCAGCTCCTGAGCCTACGCACAATACAGGCTCCGTCCAAGTCAGAAGAGCCCAAGGCCTGTTCTCACAATGACCGTCGGGTCATAAGGGCAGACCCCACAGGACCCCAGTGTCCTCAACCCTCTGGTCTGTGGGCTCTGGGAAGCCCCTAGGAGCAGTGGGGTCTGCAGACCAGGAGGATAGCCCGCAGTACATGACTGGGACACTGGCCCCCAGAAGCAGCAGGGTCCACAGATGACCCAGCCCCCAGCTACACGTCCCTGACCAGGAGAACAGCCTGTAGTGCAGGGCTGGGACACTGGCCCCCAGGAGCAGCAGGGTCCACAGAGGACCCGGCCCCCAGCTCTGCGTCCCCAACCAGGAGGACAGCCTGCAGCACAGGGCTCAGGCACTGACCCCAGGAGCAGCGGGGTCTGCAGAGgacccagcccccagctctgcatccacccaccacccccagcacacCCCACTGGACCCACCTCCGACCCACTTCCCGTTGGGATGCAGCTTCTGAGCTGCTGGGTGGCTCTGAAGAGCTGGGAAGGGGTGGTAATCCCAGGCGGGCAGGCTCCGCCCTCTGAGCGCTAAATCCCTCCCTAGGCGGCCGGCCCCTCCACCCAAGACAAAGCAAAGGCTGCTAGGGGCCCTGTGCCCACCAGGCCCCGTGGTGAGCCACgtgtggaggggcagggagccacAGGGTGGGGGTGTGCTGTGGGGCCTTGGACCCACTCCATCTGGCTGGGCCCTGTGGGGTTCTGCCTGGAGGAGCCCGCACCTGCCCTGGGGCTGCCCTCCGTCCCCGGCCTGGGCCGCTTGCTCTCCTAATCCTCGATGTAGGCCAACACAGTAATCTGGCTCAAGCTCGGCTATTCTGCACAGGCCCTGGAAGGACAGGAAGCAGGAGGCCTCCCCTGCTGAGGACACGCGACAGGAGCTGGTCACCACACACAGAGAGTCACCTCCACCGACCCCTCTGCCCAGTGTCCAGCTCAAGGACAGCCCTGCTGGACTCCCAGCTCCCCATGGCATCCTGGCTTTCACACCCACAGCCCTAGACCCTGGCTGGGCAGGATCACCCTGGGTCTGTGTGGCTTCGTAGGTGCTGGGACAGGGATGGGGAGAGTGGAGCAGGGGTGGAAGGAAGGGTGCAGGATGGTGGAAAGAAGGGGCTGAAGCCTGTCCACCATGCACCTGGCCCCCGGCAGGCCAAGTTCTGACCCCACATGTCTCCCCGGGCCCTGCAGGGTGTTGATGCTGTGGGAACTCGAGTTCCTCTGAGCAACAGTCCTGGAGAGGACCAGAAGGCCTGTCTAGCTGTTGTTCACAGCACCAACTCCAAATCCAGCAGATACGGCAGGAACCTCGGGACCTGGCCTGGAGCGCCTACCTCCAGGCACAGAGGAACTCAAGGGATTCCCCATCCAGGACCATGTGAAGAGGCACCTCTGGCCAAGGATGTCCCCACAGGCCCCTCCATTTGCCCAGGAGCCCAGCAGCTCCCCACTATAAAGTCCCATGCCTACGGCAGGGCCAGATCTCCATCAGCTCCAATGTGTGCAGATGACACATCCACCAGCAAAAACACGTCTCCCATGTGTCTTTGGGACGCGGCTGCAAGGTGCACACATAAGTCCCAGTGCTTGCCACCCACGGGGCAGGTCCCACAGGTCCGACCCGCAACCTTCCGTCCATCCTGTTCTGGGAGTCCCAGGCCTGCCACCCACCAGGGCACTGCTGTGAGCAGCGGTGCTCATTCAGGGTCCACCGAGGGTGCTAGCTCACTCTCCGCCTGGCTCTGAGCCAATGCCTCCCCCTGCCCGCCTTCTCCCACAGGCTGTGCTCCCAGCCCCACTGGCCTCCAAGCCCAGGCTCCAGACCTGCCCAGCGCAGGGCGTCTCTCCGCCCTCCCTCAAGGTCTACCACACTGATAACAGCTGGTAAGAACGCCCCCCTCACACTGACATCTTGCAGGGGTGGGGCTTGGCTATCTTGGGCCCCAAAAGGGCACAGAGTCCTTCCTCGCCTGAGCACCAACTCAACTGGACACAAGATCACACAGACCACACCAGGCAGCCTGGTCTTGTGTCCAGTGGCCACGGTGGCACAGTCCCACCCAAACCCACTTCCAACAGGAGCACACCCAGAAAGGGCATGCGCCCTCTCCTAAAACGTGACACCCAGCTGGACCTGGGCCAAAGAGGCTGGTGGTGTCTGGCCCCCAGATGGGTCGGGTTGCGGAGGGGGACAGGTCCTGGCTACTCGAGCTTCTGGAAGCCTGGCTGGAAGTGAGTCACAACGGTGCAGTAGCATCTTCTTACTTCctctcccggggtggggggaggggaggcatccTTCCTGGAAAGGAAGCCAGGGCCTCTGAAACTGTGAACAACTCCAGCAGGGGTGTGCAGGCCAGGGCATCAAAGGGGTGGAGCAGGAAGAAGCCCAGTGGCCAGCCTGGCTCacacaggggaaactgaggccagcacCAGCAGGGCCAGGGAGGGACCTGGAGCCAGAGTCTAGAGGCTTGCAGCACCTCACCCTCATGACTGCACCCTTCCTCTTGGACACGGAGGTCAACCCCTTCCACCCCCAATCACACCACAATGCCACTGGCTTCACGATCCTCTTCAAGCCATCTGCATGCTCCTCCTGGCTACACTCGATGCAGGGCAAAAACCAGAAATGGTTTACACTCCGAGACCAAAGAAGCAGAGTCTGGCTGTGGTCGGAAAGAAACCGACGGTGTCCATTCACCCTCGGAACCCCTAGAAGCCAGTGTCCAGGAACTGCCAATGCCCCTCATTCCAGCCAAAAATGGGGAGCTTGGTCCCCAGGCTCTCCCAGGATGGAAATGGAAGTGCAAGGCACCTGTGCCAGTCCCGGCCCCTACCTGGGTTGTGAGAGGGCCTGTCTGGCcgtggggggcgggcagaggaaACCACAGGCGTCCCAGAGCCCTGTGGGGTCCAAAAGGTCTCTGTGTGACAGAAGTCTCCAGGAAGTCCACGCTGGGGAGGCGTGCTGCCCAGAAGCCTTCACAGGGCACTTGCAGGACGGCCATAGAAGCCCATCACAGCCTCTCTCCTGCACCCATGGGCCCCACGCTGGCCAGGAACACCTCAGCTTCCACCCTCCCCTTCGTCCCCAACGAGAAGGACCAATGACAGCCAGCGAGGGGGCCCCAGCACCTGAATGAATGAAGGGCGCTCCCTCTCACTGTAAACAGCTCCAGTTACATCAGATGGCCAGTGTCCAGCAGCCCAGACAGACGTCTCTGGTCCTCAGAGAAGATGTCTACCTAGAACACCCAGGAGTCAGAAACAAAGGCCGCCAACACTCTACTGCTGGGTGAGATTTTGCGTCTGCACCGCCTGGCATTGCCAGACAGCTGGGTGGGCCAGGACCTCACAGCAATCGCAGGGACAGGAGGGAGCCCCTTAGGGTGGCTCGAGGTCCAGCTTGGCCTGGGCAGGACCCCACGGCCATCCAGGGGACAGGAGGGGCACCTCAGGGCAGGGACAGCTCGGAGAACCAGCTCGGCCTGGCCAGGACCCCGCGGCCATGCCGGCGACCAGAGGGGGCCCCTCGGTGCGGGAACAGCTCCGAGGACCTCGGGGGCCTGCCCTC
Proteins encoded in this window:
- the GUK1 gene encoding guanylate kinase isoform X5, whose amino-acid sequence is MLRRPLAGLAAAALGRVSTDGMSGPRPVVLSGPSGAGKSTLLKRLLQEHGSVFGFSVSHTTRDPRPGEENGKEVKPQLALLADYYFVTREVMQRDIAAGDFIEHAEFSGNLYGTSKAAVRAVQAMNRICVLDVDLQGVRNIKKTDLRPIYIFVQPPSLDVLEQRLRQRNTETEESLAKRLAAARVDMESSKEQGLFDLVIINDNLDTAYRTLEEALSEEIKNVQRTSCS
- the GUK1 gene encoding guanylate kinase isoform X2, with the translated sequence MLRRPLAGLAAAALGRVSTDGMSGPRPVVLSGPSGAGKSTLLKRLLQEHGSVFGFSVSHTTRDPRPGEENGKDYYFVTREVMQRDIAAGDFIEHAEFSGNLYGTSKAAVRAVQAMNRICVLDVDLQGVRNIKKTDLRPIYIFVQPPSLDVLVGVGSSGCGSATRKQRRAWPSVWLLLGWTWRAARSRASLTWSSSTTTWTRPTGPWRRRSPRKSRTFRGPAAPEKDARCGLPSASTQLAEAGGPWPPLAPLPRIWASVLIKNCWVTVSMSP
- the GUK1 gene encoding guanylate kinase isoform X1, with the translated sequence MLRRPLAGLAAAALGRVSTDGMSGPRPVVLSGPSGAGKSTLLKRLLQEHGSVFGFSVSHTTRDPRPGEENGKEVKPQLALLADYYFVTREVMQRDIAAGDFIEHAEFSGNLYGTSKAAVRAVQAMNRICVLDVDLQGVRNIKKTDLRPIYIFVQPPSLDVLVGVGSSGCGSATRKQRRAWPSVWLLLGWTWRAARSRASLTWSSSTTTWTRPTGPWRRRSPRKSRTFRGPAAPEKDARCGLPSASTQLAEAGGPWPPLAPLPRIWASVLIKNCWVTVSMSP
- the GUK1 gene encoding guanylate kinase isoform X3, which encodes MSGPRPVVLSGPSGAGKSTLLKRLLQEHGSVFGFSVSHTTRDPRPGEENGKEVKPQLALLADYYFVTREVMQRDIAAGDFIEHAEFSGNLYGTSKAAVRAVQAMNRICVLDVDLQGVRNIKKTDLRPIYIFVQPPSLDVLVGVGSSGCGSATRKQRRAWPSVWLLLGWTWRAARSRASLTWSSSTTTWTRPTGPWRRRSPRKSRTFRGPAAPEKDARCGLPSASTQLAEAGGPWPPLAPLPRIWASVLIKNCWVTVSMSP
- the GUK1 gene encoding guanylate kinase isoform X6, whose protein sequence is MLRRPLAGLAAAALGRVSTDGMSGPRPVVLSGPSGAGKSTLLKRLLQEHGSVFGFSVSHTTRDPRPGEENGKDYYFVTREVMQRDIAAGDFIEHAEFSGNLYGTSKAAVRAVQAMNRICVLDVDLQGVRNIKKTDLRPIYIFVQPPSLDVLEQRLRQRNTETEESLAKRLAAARVDMESSKEQGLFDLVIINDNLDTAYRTLEEALSEEIKNVQRTSCS
- the GUK1 gene encoding guanylate kinase isoform X4 → MLRRPLAGLAAAALGRVSTDGMSGPRPVVLSGPSGAGKSTLLKRLLQEHGSVFGFSVSHTTRDPRPGEENGKEVKPQLALLADYYFVTREVMQRDIAAGDFIEHAEFSGNLYGTSKAAVRAVQAMNRICVLDVDLQGVRNIKKTDLRPIYIFVQPPSLDVLVGEQRLRQRNTETEESLAKRLAAARVDMESSKEQGLFDLVIINDNLDTAYRTLEEALSEEIKNVQRTSCS